In Epilithonimonas zeae, a single window of DNA contains:
- a CDS encoding tetratricopeptide repeat-containing sensor histidine kinase: MRKILLFLMLIPAIWISAQSAVDSLLAVLKKEKNPNQITALQNQISDCYKHTDPEQMQKFALLALANSRKNKNIYQESVAYQNIGVSFFIYGDYEKALQNFDSSEKILLKINSEKKEIRETLAKTLGSKGVVYSQQNNYAAALENDFRALKIYEVTKNSLQTSKLYNNIGVIYKSIDDKEKALEYFLKANQTSKKINPETFAASASNIGLIYLFQNKLDQAKKYFDESLKSYLENENPRGLGELYNSYSQYYIRKNQKQEAKNSLQKAEEIFLSVEDKFGLSDTYMFLAKIYFDEDNLDKSLQFSNKSLELAKELNLTEARMNAEKLLSQIYDQKEDQKLALHHLKNYDVEKEKFDAVKNEQQRLKTELNFQYEKQQLEKRENASRERLKWIFTVLIVGIILLGLFLFYRNKEKQKTLLLQKQLTEFEHKALHLQMNPHFVFNCLAAISAFVVQNGKDEAIRYLAKFSKLMRLTLEFSKESNITIDKEIEALQNYLELEQLRFNNKFDFNISKESNIEDDTAIPSLLLQPYVENAIIHGVVPLEDRGFIKIIFRQIENQLICIITDNGVGIEQSKKNKETFVNAHKSMAMEISKKRLETLEQLENKKIELSITELRDNEKVLGTQVLIKLPLEFIEK; this comes from the coding sequence ATGAGAAAAATCCTACTTTTTCTGATGCTCATTCCTGCCATTTGGATTTCTGCGCAATCTGCGGTGGATTCTCTGTTGGCAGTTCTTAAAAAAGAAAAAAATCCAAACCAAATTACGGCTTTACAAAATCAGATTTCGGATTGTTATAAACATACGGATCCTGAGCAGATGCAGAAATTTGCATTGTTGGCGCTTGCAAACTCCAGAAAAAATAAAAACATTTATCAGGAATCGGTTGCTTATCAGAATATTGGTGTTTCATTTTTTATTTATGGCGATTACGAAAAAGCACTACAAAATTTTGATTCATCAGAAAAAATTCTTTTAAAAATCAATTCTGAGAAAAAAGAAATCAGGGAAACATTAGCCAAAACTCTGGGAAGCAAAGGCGTTGTTTATTCTCAACAGAACAATTATGCTGCAGCTTTGGAAAATGATTTTCGGGCTTTGAAAATTTATGAAGTGACTAAAAATAGTCTTCAGACTTCAAAGCTTTATAACAATATTGGAGTGATTTATAAATCCATTGATGATAAGGAAAAAGCACTAGAATATTTTCTTAAAGCCAACCAGACTTCGAAGAAAATTAACCCAGAAACTTTTGCTGCAAGTGCATCTAATATTGGATTGATTTATTTGTTTCAGAATAAGTTAGATCAGGCGAAAAAGTATTTTGACGAGAGTCTAAAATCTTATCTGGAAAATGAAAATCCACGAGGTTTAGGAGAACTTTATAACAGCTATTCTCAATATTACATTCGTAAAAATCAGAAACAAGAAGCCAAAAATAGTCTTCAAAAAGCGGAAGAAATATTTTTGTCGGTTGAAGACAAGTTTGGGTTATCAGACACTTATATGTTTCTGGCAAAAATTTATTTTGATGAAGATAATCTGGACAAATCACTTCAGTTTTCGAACAAAAGCCTTGAGCTTGCTAAAGAACTGAATTTGACGGAAGCCCGAATGAACGCCGAAAAACTACTTTCCCAAATCTATGATCAAAAAGAAGATCAGAAGTTGGCTTTGCATCATCTTAAGAATTATGATGTTGAGAAAGAAAAATTTGACGCTGTTAAAAATGAACAACAACGTCTGAAAACGGAACTCAATTTCCAATATGAAAAACAACAGTTGGAAAAAAGAGAAAATGCAAGCCGGGAAAGGCTAAAATGGATTTTTACAGTTTTAATTGTTGGAATAATTTTACTCGGATTGTTTCTTTTTTACAGGAATAAAGAAAAGCAAAAAACCTTGCTCCTACAAAAACAACTGACAGAGTTTGAGCATAAAGCACTGCATCTACAGATGAATCCTCACTTCGTTTTCAATTGTCTGGCGGCGATTTCGGCATTCGTAGTCCAAAACGGAAAAGATGAAGCGATACGGTATCTGGCGAAGTTTTCCAAATTGATGCGGCTGACTTTGGAATTTTCAAAAGAATCTAATATTACCATAGATAAAGAAATCGAAGCGCTTCAAAATTATCTTGAACTCGAACAATTGCGCTTCAATAACAAATTCGATTTTAATATTTCCAAAGAATCTAATATCGAAGATGATACAGCAATTCCTTCTTTGCTTCTGCAGCCTTACGTGGAAAATGCAATTATTCATGGAGTAGTTCCTTTGGAAGATAGAGGCTTTATCAAAATTATTTTTCGTCAAATTGAGAATCAGCTAATTTGTATCATCACAGATAATGGTGTTGGAATAGAGCAATCGAAGAAAAATAAAGAAACGTTTGTCAACGCTCATAAGTCTATGGCAATGGAAATTTCTAAAAAGCGATTGGAAACTCTGGAACAATTGGAAAATAAAAAAATAGAGCTAAGTATCACAGAACTAAGAGATAACGAGAAGGTTTTGGGAACTCAGGTTTTGATAAAATTACCATTAGAATTTATAGAAAAATGA
- a CDS encoding LytR/AlgR family response regulator transcription factor: MITAVLIDDDHNLRNGMRAMLALYAPEINILGEADSVKTGTKLIEENNPKIVFLDIMMNDGSGFDILERLNKKYGKISSHIVFVTAHEKFAIRAFRFSALDFLLKPIDPEELQSVIRKIKNITDNSSENKTIELLLENISKKADGFKKIALSTSDGIHLFEIKDIIRCESVDNYTKFHFKNHKTVLISKTLKEYEELLSDQGFERIHQSHLINLNELKSYIKKDGGFVIMSDNIQVPVSQRKKERLQEVIGRL; encoded by the coding sequence ATGATAACAGCTGTTTTAATAGACGATGATCATAATCTCCGCAATGGGATGAGAGCAATGCTGGCTCTGTATGCTCCTGAAATCAATATTTTAGGCGAAGCTGATAGCGTGAAAACCGGAACTAAACTGATCGAAGAAAATAACCCGAAAATTGTTTTTCTGGATATTATGATGAACGATGGTTCTGGCTTTGATATTCTGGAACGGCTCAATAAAAAGTATGGAAAAATCTCTTCGCATATTGTTTTTGTAACAGCGCACGAGAAGTTTGCTATAAGAGCTTTTCGTTTCAGTGCTTTAGATTTCCTATTGAAACCGATTGATCCGGAAGAGTTGCAAAGTGTCATCCGGAAAATTAAAAATATTACAGATAACAGTTCCGAGAACAAAACGATAGAACTTCTATTGGAAAATATTTCAAAGAAGGCAGATGGTTTTAAAAAAATTGCTTTGTCAACGTCGGATGGAATTCATCTTTTTGAGATTAAGGATATTATCCGCTGTGAGTCTGTTGATAATTATACCAAATTTCATTTCAAAAATCACAAGACAGTCCTGATTTCCAAAACGCTGAAAGAGTATGAGGAATTGTTGTCTGATCAAGGTTTTGAAAGAATACATCAATCCCATCTCATCAATCTGAATGAACTGAAATCTTATATCAAAAAAGATGGCGGATTCGTCATAATGTCGGATAATATACAAGTTCCTGTTTCTCAAAGAAAAAAAGAACGATTACAGGAAGTGATCGGAAGGTTATAA
- a CDS encoding DUF7619 domain-containing protein codes for MQLQKILWTNNNLGNANITNSPSLIHLELRGNSLSAFDASQLVNLEDLDLSNNQQTWGPISGEANFDPTLSSLNINGLSKLTYLNVTNQLLASLDLTQSPLLEIVDCKNNKIENSLDISQNSKLTYLDCSINQIKAILFPTTSDISTFYANNNLLENNGMDFSKLFAVNNINRDINLSFNKFDQNIIFSFPVSFASLDLSNNKISDFEISGNFSSWPTQAIISLNNNLLENINLSGIDSLENFFIANNPITELNMPNLRIVNYLDFSSTNISYLNLGLSPDSSAIFLATGLKSSTLKIDCQSGSIDAISDSENLESIDLSNSKMRIELISNISSLKNLYMKNGIDDVIYGFHNLPNLKFVCADENEIESIKAKLSQTEIINANVNSYCSFIPGGNYNTISGTAKIDTDNNGCDSTDNPFEYLKLKIDDGTTSGETFVQNDGKYEFYTQTGNFNVATLAENPTLFTVSPANFSTSFADANNNIFTQDICVTANGSQNDAEVVIAPLTNARPGFDAVYNLVWRNKGNTTLSGKVIMNYDSNKMTFQSSSLPYSILSNGSIEFNYTDLKPFANTASEITFKINTPTDSTNPVNMGDVLVFNAQITPTNADITPEDNLFGFNHTVVNSFDPNDIVCLEGETVPVSTVGKYLHYVINFENTGNAEAENIVVKMEVDPNEFDINTLQLQNASASVDTKIVGNQIEFAFKKIKLQSGGHGNVLLKMKSKSDLVEGDTVNNVAEIYFDYNFPIETNDYVTTIYNASDVLAAKINYSASNFSQNNYPINFDASLSSGNITAYQWEFLGNSSISSSADVKPVVTYNTPGNYTAKLTVFDSNGASSSQAITFSVGGNVADLSTGKNSENNFIAIDADEDDWKGYDINGVEITPKVRQTYTGWSYADIENGRNSQWITLNNLEGYYTYKSREFTIPDNATDAKLNLRSLSFVRNWTYLVKVNPDGSETETEITKTQWMNDGFKGWLNSRSPKVDNYSLSPGRYYIKVFLYSNNNMVRQSIDVNATVSCSEGLIFANKMVQKEPTLDVENSKNLEVQVYPIPTKGLINIISDEKINAVEVYDAAGRIIQKQMHSAASKESKVNISASKGIYYLKIKTNKGDSIKKIIKE; via the coding sequence GTGCAATTACAAAAAATTCTATGGACCAATAATAATTTAGGAAATGCAAATATTACTAATTCCCCAAGTCTTATCCATTTAGAACTACGAGGGAATTCTTTGTCTGCTTTTGATGCATCACAACTTGTAAACCTTGAAGATCTTGATTTGTCCAATAATCAACAGACTTGGGGACCAATTTCTGGCGAAGCTAATTTTGATCCAACATTATCAAGTTTGAATATTAATGGTTTGTCGAAATTAACATATCTCAATGTCACTAATCAGTTGCTTGCTAGTTTGGATTTGACTCAATCACCACTTTTGGAAATAGTGGATTGTAAGAACAATAAAATCGAAAATTCTTTAGATATATCCCAAAATTCTAAATTAACATATCTTGATTGCTCAATTAATCAAATTAAAGCCATATTATTTCCTACTACTTCAGATATTAGTACATTCTACGCCAACAACAATTTATTAGAAAATAATGGTATGGATTTTTCTAAATTGTTTGCAGTAAACAACATTAATAGAGATATTAATTTGTCATTCAATAAGTTTGATCAGAATATTATTTTTTCGTTTCCTGTAAGTTTTGCATCTTTAGATTTAAGTAATAATAAGATATCTGACTTTGAAATTTCAGGAAATTTCTCTAGCTGGCCTACTCAAGCAATCATTTCATTAAATAATAATTTATTAGAAAATATTAATTTAAGTGGTATTGATAGTTTAGAAAATTTTTTTATTGCAAATAATCCTATTACTGAACTTAATATGCCAAATCTTAGGATAGTTAATTATCTTGACTTTTCCTCTACTAATATATCCTATTTAAATTTAGGTTTGTCTCCTGATTCCTCTGCCATTTTTCTTGCGACAGGACTCAAGTCTTCTACACTGAAAATTGATTGCCAATCAGGAAGCATTGATGCAATAAGTGATAGTGAAAATTTAGAGAGTATAGATTTGAGCAATTCTAAAATGAGGATTGAACTAATTTCTAATATTTCATCGTTGAAAAATCTATACATGAAAAATGGGATTGATGATGTAATTTATGGATTCCATAATCTTCCAAATTTAAAATTTGTTTGTGCTGATGAAAATGAAATTGAGAGCATTAAAGCTAAACTTTCTCAAACAGAAATCATAAATGCTAACGTCAACTCTTACTGCTCATTCATACCAGGCGGAAATTACAATACTATTTCAGGAACAGCAAAAATTGATACTGATAACAACGGTTGTGATTCTACAGATAACCCATTCGAATATCTAAAATTGAAAATTGATGATGGAACCACTTCTGGTGAAACTTTTGTTCAGAATGATGGAAAATATGAGTTTTATACACAAACAGGTAATTTTAATGTAGCTACACTTGCAGAAAACCCAACTCTATTCACGGTGTCTCCTGCTAATTTCTCTACTTCTTTTGCAGATGCTAACAATAACATTTTTACACAGGATATTTGTGTAACAGCTAACGGAAGTCAAAATGATGCGGAAGTAGTAATTGCACCGTTAACCAATGCAAGACCAGGGTTCGATGCGGTTTACAATTTGGTATGGAGAAACAAAGGAAACACGACTTTATCCGGAAAAGTGATAATGAATTACGATTCCAATAAAATGACCTTCCAGAGCAGCTCTTTGCCGTATTCTATATTGAGTAATGGGTCGATAGAGTTTAATTATACCGACCTAAAACCATTTGCTAACACCGCTTCGGAAATTACATTCAAGATTAATACGCCAACGGATTCAACTAATCCTGTGAATATGGGAGATGTATTGGTTTTTAATGCACAGATTACGCCTACCAATGCAGATATTACTCCAGAAGATAACCTTTTTGGTTTCAACCATACCGTTGTTAATTCCTTTGACCCGAATGATATCGTATGTTTGGAAGGAGAAACAGTTCCTGTGTCAACAGTGGGTAAGTACCTGCATTATGTCATCAATTTTGAAAACACAGGAAATGCAGAGGCGGAAAATATTGTAGTGAAAATGGAAGTAGATCCAAATGAATTCGATATTAATACATTACAATTACAAAATGCTTCAGCAAGTGTTGATACAAAAATTGTTGGAAACCAGATAGAATTTGCATTCAAAAAAATAAAATTGCAAAGTGGAGGTCACGGCAATGTGTTGTTAAAGATGAAATCAAAGTCTGATCTTGTCGAAGGTGATACAGTCAATAACGTGGCAGAAATCTATTTTGATTACAATTTCCCGATTGAAACCAACGATTATGTAACAACTATCTATAATGCAAGTGATGTTCTTGCTGCTAAAATCAATTATTCGGCATCCAATTTTAGTCAAAATAATTATCCAATTAACTTTGATGCAAGCCTTAGTTCAGGTAATATTACAGCTTATCAATGGGAGTTTTTAGGAAACTCTTCAATCAGTTCAAGTGCGGATGTGAAACCTGTGGTTACTTATAACACACCAGGAAATTATACAGCGAAATTGACCGTTTTTGACTCCAATGGAGCATCTTCTTCACAGGCAATTACTTTCAGCGTTGGAGGGAATGTCGCAGATTTGTCAACCGGTAAAAATTCTGAAAATAACTTCATAGCAATTGATGCAGATGAAGATGACTGGAAAGGCTATGATATCAATGGTGTGGAGATCACTCCAAAAGTAAGACAAACTTATACAGGCTGGAGCTATGCAGATATAGAAAACGGAAGAAACAGCCAATGGATTACGCTTAACAATTTGGAAGGCTACTATACTTACAAAAGCAGAGAGTTTACAATTCCGGATAATGCAACCGATGCCAAACTGAATTTAAGATCATTATCATTTGTAAGAAACTGGACATACCTTGTGAAAGTAAATCCTGATGGAAGTGAAACTGAAACAGAAATTACAAAAACACAATGGATGAATGATGGGTTCAAGGGTTGGTTGAACAGCAGAAGTCCAAAAGTTGATAATTATTCTCTGTCTCCGGGCAGATATTACATCAAGGTGTTTTTATATTCCAATAACAATATGGTAAGACAATCCATAGATGTGAACGCTACTGTGTCCTGTTCGGAAGGATTAATATTTGCCAACAAAATGGTTCAGAAAGAACCGACTTTGGATGTTGAGAATTCTAAAAATTTGGAGGTGCAAGTTTATCCGATTCCAACCAAAGGATTGATTAATATTATTTCCGATGAAAAAATTAATGCTGTCGAAGTTTATGATGCTGCAGGAAGAATTATACAAAAGCAAATGCACAGTGCGGCTTCAAAAGAATCTAAAGTTAATATTAGTGCTTCAAAAGGAATTTATTATCTGAAAATAAAAACCAATAAAGGAGACTCAATTAAGAAAATTATTAAGGAATAA
- the recJ gene encoding single-stranded-DNA-specific exonuclease RecJ, translated as MSQKWIYKTEPDEEIVDGLISSIGFGTLESKILVMREIDNYQKAREFFKPNGTDIHNPFLMADMQKAVERIATAIENGEKILVYGDYDVDGTTAVALMYLYLSKIVDKKYLDFYIPDRNVEGYGISDEGIYFAKDNGFSLIIALDCGIKSVDKIDLANSVGVDFIICDHHLPGDELPKAVAVLDPKRKDCRYPYKELSGCGVGFKLCQGLNTIYKIPESELFELTDLLAISIASDIVAMTGENRVLAMQGLKFLRKTRKFGLRLLIPEEKLAHFEISNIVFDIAPKINAAGRISHAKASVELMISDNLKQAQQIVDEIINLNDERREMDINITQSAMSQALELQKTECFSTIVYDPSWNKGVIGIVASRLIENYFKPTLVFTEGNNGELVASARSVSDFDIHRALEHCSDLFMKFGGHQAAAGLSMEKEKFEEFKIRFEDYVKNNIQDHQKEPTIYIDSIVNPEDLNREFINFHRKLAPFGPQNMKPILVLKNVKVNGYVRLMGKESTHLKFNILQPNTGRNVECVGFRFGQFADNFKTKTFDLAFTIEENHWKGNVSHFLNIRDVKFHD; from the coding sequence ATGAGTCAAAAGTGGATTTATAAAACCGAGCCTGATGAAGAAATTGTTGATGGACTGATTTCTTCGATTGGTTTTGGAACTTTAGAATCCAAAATCCTGGTGATGCGTGAGATTGATAATTATCAAAAAGCACGCGAATTCTTCAAACCAAACGGAACCGACATCCATAATCCTTTTCTGATGGCTGATATGCAAAAAGCAGTAGAACGCATTGCAACAGCAATAGAAAACGGTGAAAAAATATTAGTTTATGGCGATTATGATGTAGATGGAACAACGGCTGTTGCGCTGATGTATCTTTATCTGAGTAAAATTGTCGATAAAAAATACCTTGATTTTTATATCCCCGACAGAAATGTTGAAGGCTACGGAATTTCCGATGAAGGAATTTATTTCGCAAAAGACAATGGATTTTCTTTGATTATTGCATTAGACTGCGGAATAAAGTCAGTTGATAAAATCGATTTGGCCAATTCTGTTGGTGTAGATTTTATTATTTGTGATCACCATTTACCTGGCGATGAACTTCCAAAAGCAGTTGCCGTTCTAGATCCAAAAAGAAAAGACTGCAGATATCCTTATAAAGAACTGAGTGGTTGCGGCGTTGGTTTCAAACTTTGCCAAGGCCTCAATACAATTTATAAAATTCCGGAAAGCGAGTTGTTTGAATTGACCGATCTTTTGGCAATCAGCATCGCTTCTGACATTGTTGCAATGACAGGTGAAAACCGAGTTTTAGCAATGCAAGGTTTGAAATTCCTTAGAAAAACAAGAAAATTTGGACTAAGGCTTTTGATTCCTGAGGAAAAATTAGCCCATTTCGAAATCTCGAATATCGTTTTTGATATCGCTCCAAAAATCAATGCAGCAGGAAGAATTTCACACGCAAAAGCTTCGGTAGAATTGATGATTTCTGACAACCTGAAACAAGCTCAGCAAATTGTTGATGAGATTATCAACCTGAATGACGAACGTCGCGAGATGGATATCAACATCACACAATCGGCAATGAGTCAGGCTTTGGAATTACAGAAAACCGAATGTTTCTCAACCATCGTTTATGATCCTAGCTGGAACAAAGGCGTTATTGGTATTGTAGCTTCCCGTTTGATTGAAAATTATTTCAAACCAACTTTGGTTTTTACCGAAGGTAATAATGGCGAATTAGTGGCTTCTGCGAGATCTGTTTCAGATTTTGACATTCACAGAGCGTTGGAACATTGTTCTGATCTTTTTATGAAATTTGGAGGACATCAAGCTGCTGCAGGCCTTTCTATGGAGAAAGAAAAGTTTGAGGAATTCAAAATTCGTTTTGAGGATTATGTGAAAAATAACATTCAGGATCACCAAAAAGAACCGACAATTTACATTGATAGTATTGTAAATCCTGAAGACTTAAACCGCGAGTTCATTAACTTCCACAGAAAATTAGCGCCATTCGGACCTCAGAATATGAAGCCAATTCTGGTTTTGAAAAATGTGAAAGTCAATGGTTATGTAAGATTGATGGGGAAAGAAAGCACGCATTTAAAATTCAATATTCTACAACCTAATACAGGACGAAATGTAGAATGCGTTGGTTTCCGTTTCGGACAATTTGCAGACAATTTTAAAACGAAAACTTTCGATTTGGCATTCACCATCGAAGAGAATCATTGGAAAGGCAATGTTTCCCATTTCCTGAATATACGAGATGTGAAGTTTCACGACTAA
- a CDS encoding T9SS type A sorting domain-containing protein: MKKTLFSLAIALFSVSLSAQQHKISFEASEGYNLGSVIGQKEWTVKTDNVPNSSFQVVSGKATDGNHSVEVTSTNAYTENMTYLFKKIPEYKRLSVSADVKLEKLDSSEYYMLSLYYNNNGNYSWAGGFNFLISGNFYADNDLNFQALGTWIPGKWYNLKIEIDHVGEKNIKYYLDNQLVHTSPLSSKVVRANDLNFEFDNDGSGFIVDNIIVKDMDYLEVSDVAKTEVNVFPNPASDFINIKSNEVIKSVQLYNASGALIKTEISNSSKIDISALPKGNYIISIETESGLETKKIIKE; encoded by the coding sequence ATGAAGAAAACTTTATTCTCTTTAGCAATAGCTTTATTTTCAGTTTCATTATCAGCTCAACAACATAAAATTTCTTTCGAAGCTTCGGAAGGTTATAATCTTGGAAGTGTTATTGGTCAAAAAGAATGGACGGTAAAAACGGATAATGTTCCAAACAGTAGTTTCCAGGTCGTTTCTGGAAAAGCTACAGATGGCAATCATTCTGTGGAAGTCACAAGCACGAATGCGTACACAGAAAATATGACTTATCTGTTCAAAAAAATTCCGGAATATAAAAGACTTTCTGTTTCTGCAGACGTGAAATTGGAAAAACTGGACAGTTCAGAATATTATATGCTGTCATTGTACTACAACAATAATGGTAATTATTCTTGGGCTGGTGGATTTAATTTTTTAATCAGTGGAAATTTTTATGCTGATAACGATCTCAATTTTCAAGCGCTCGGAACGTGGATTCCCGGCAAATGGTATAATCTAAAAATCGAAATCGATCACGTCGGCGAAAAAAACATAAAATATTATCTTGACAATCAATTGGTTCACACATCACCACTCAGCTCCAAAGTTGTAAGAGCAAATGATTTGAATTTTGAATTCGATAATGACGGAAGCGGTTTTATAGTCGATAATATTATCGTAAAAGATATGGATTATCTTGAAGTTTCTGATGTTGCGAAAACTGAGGTTAACGTATTTCCAAATCCAGCTTCAGATTTCATCAATATCAAATCTAATGAAGTCATCAAATCAGTTCAACTGTATAATGCTTCCGGAGCTTTAATCAAAACTGAGATTAGCAATTCATCAAAAATTGATATTTCTGCTCTTCCAAAAGGAAATTATATTATCTCTATCGAAACCGAATCTGGACTCGAGACTAAAAAAATCATCAAAGAATAA
- a CDS encoding catalase — protein sequence MDNKKKLTNSVGSPYYEHQDSQTVGPRGPVLLQDFILQENLAHFVRERIPERIVHAKGSGAYGTFTVTHDISKYTRAKLFSKVGNSCKMFARFSTVGGEMGSADTERDPRGFALKFYTEDGNWDLVGNNTPVFFIKDAKKFPDFIHTQKRVPKTNLKSKTMVWDFWSLNPESLHQVLILMSDRGTPHGYRHMHGFGSHTFSMINENNERTWVKFHFKTQQGIKNFSDDEATKMKGENPDFSQEDLVNAIEKGDFPKWTLYIQTMTEQQAKEWRWNPFDVTKVWFQDEFPLQEVGVMELNEVPRNYFVHVEQAAFAPSHLVDGISFSPDKMLQGRLFSYADAHRYRLGVNSHQLEVNKCPFAVNNFQRAGFMADDSDYGDKPNYYPNSFSDVEPSESHKSFDYDLDNNHVANYNRNQNDDDHYTQPGLFYTKALNQEARTALVNNIVGHMSGIDGPKRDEIINRQLCHFFRANIELGMRVAQGLGVNIDANAMNHTK from the coding sequence ATGGACAATAAGAAAAAACTCACCAATTCTGTAGGCTCACCTTACTACGAGCATCAGGATTCACAAACTGTTGGACCAAGAGGTCCGGTACTTTTACAAGATTTTATTCTTCAAGAGAATCTTGCACATTTCGTAAGAGAAAGAATTCCCGAAAGAATTGTTCACGCCAAAGGTTCTGGTGCTTACGGAACTTTTACGGTGACTCACGACATTTCTAAATATACGAGAGCAAAATTGTTTTCTAAAGTTGGAAATTCTTGTAAAATGTTTGCTAGATTTTCTACCGTTGGTGGAGAAATGGGAAGTGCCGATACTGAAAGAGACCCGAGAGGTTTCGCCTTGAAATTCTACACTGAAGACGGAAACTGGGATTTGGTTGGAAACAACACGCCTGTTTTCTTTATTAAGGACGCCAAAAAATTTCCAGATTTTATCCATACGCAAAAACGTGTTCCAAAAACCAATCTGAAAAGCAAAACAATGGTTTGGGACTTTTGGTCTCTGAATCCAGAATCTCTTCATCAGGTTTTAATTCTGATGTCAGACAGAGGAACGCCTCACGGGTACAGACATATGCACGGATTTGGTTCTCACACTTTTTCTATGATTAATGAAAATAATGAAAGAACTTGGGTTAAATTTCATTTTAAAACGCAACAAGGCATCAAGAATTTTTCTGATGACGAAGCCACAAAAATGAAAGGTGAAAATCCGGATTTTTCTCAGGAAGATTTGGTAAATGCTATAGAAAAAGGAGATTTTCCAAAATGGACACTTTACATCCAGACAATGACGGAACAGCAAGCAAAAGAATGGCGTTGGAATCCGTTTGATGTAACTAAAGTTTGGTTCCAAGATGAGTTTCCGTTACAGGAAGTTGGTGTAATGGAGCTGAATGAAGTTCCAAGAAATTACTTCGTTCACGTAGAGCAAGCGGCTTTTGCGCCAAGTCATTTGGTTGATGGAATCAGTTTTTCACCGGATAAAATGTTACAAGGAAGATTGTTTTCTTACGCCGATGCTCACAGATACAGATTAGGCGTAAATTCTCATCAGCTTGAAGTTAACAAATGTCCGTTTGCTGTCAATAATTTCCAAAGAGCCGGTTTTATGGCAGACGATTCTGATTATGGCGACAAACCGAATTATTATCCCAACAGCTTCAGTGATGTAGAACCAAGTGAATCTCACAAATCTTTTGATTATGATTTGGACAACAATCACGTTGCTAATTACAACAGAAATCAAAATGATGACGACCATTATACACAACCTGGATTATTCTACACAAAAGCTCTGAACCAAGAAGCGAGAACAGCTTTGGTTAATAATATTGTTGGACATATGAGCGGAATCGATGGACCAAAGAGAGACGAAATCATTAATCGTCAGCTTTGTCATTTCTTCCGAGCAAATATTGAACTAGGAATGAGAGTCGCACAAGGACTTGGGGTTAATATCGATGCAAATGCGATGAATCACACTAAGTAG